Part of the Bacillus sp. N1-1 genome, AACTTCTGAAGATTCGTTAGGTAAATATCGCTAATGTTGCCACAACCAATGACACCGATTCGAATCTGTTCCATTCTCTCTCACTCCTTATCAAATTCCTTATCCTTTAACAGCTCCGCCCGTTAGTCCCTTAACAACTTTTTCTTGTGAGAACAGATAAACGACAAGCATTGGTAGACTAGCAAGTGTTAATGCTGCCATTAAACCAGGCACATTAACTGAGAATTCCCCATAGAAATCCTGCAATCCTAGTGGAAGTGTCATATTTTCCGGGCTCGAAACGAGAACAAGAGCAAAGATAAACTCATTCCAAAGATGAATAAAGTTATAAATAAAAACAGTCATGAGGGCAGGGGTTAACATCGGAAGAATAATGCGCCAGAAGATACCGAAATGAGAGCATCCATCAATCTTCGCAGCTTCTTCTAATGACTTCGGAATTTCCTGCATAAACTGCGTTAAAATAAAAATAGAAATCGGCAGACTAAAAGCGATGTATGGACCCAGTAGCGCTAATAATGAATCATACAACCCCATATTTTGAGATAGCTTAAAGATCGGAATTAGCGTTGCATGAATTGGAAGCATCATTCCCGAGATGAAGAGGAGGAAAAGTCCACGATTGAAACGAAAATTCATTCTGCTTAATGGATAGCTTGCTAGGGCTGCAATCAACATCACAGCCACGACCGCTGCTACCGACACAAGAATACTGTTCAGAAAATAGCGTGTTAAGCCCATCTGAAAAACGTCTGCGTAGTTTCCCCATTCAATCGATGTGAAAATCGCGAACGGTCTCTCAAAGAATGTGCTCTGATCTTTGAAAGAAGTCGAAATCATATAAACAAACGGATAACCGGTGAAAACAAGTAACAGCAAACCTATTAAATATAAAGGCATCTTTCTGAGTGATTGGACCATTAGAAAGCTCCTTTCTTCTTGCGATTATAATCGACTACTTGAATCAGGATCGTGACCACAAGTGCAATCAAAAACATAATAAATGCAATAGCACTTGCATAGCCCATATTAAAATTGATAAAGGCTTGTTTAAACATGTACGTTCCCATTAGCTCAGTCGCATGATTCGGTCCGCCACCCGTCATAATGTAGAAAATATCGAAAGCTTTTAATGAACCAACTATCGCGAGAATTGAAGAACTCACAATAGTAGGCATAAGTAATGGGAGTGTTATATGAAAGAACTTTTGCCAGGAGTTCGCTCCATCAATTTCTGCAGATTCATAGAGTTCTTCTCCGATTCCAACCATTGCAGCCTTGAAAAGAATCATATAGAAAGGCGAGAACTGCCAGACTACAACGAGAAGAATCGCAATTAAGGCTGTATTTTCATCACTAAGCCACGCCACGTTTTCAAACCCAAGAAAATTAATAAGCTGGTTAATAATGCCGTTAATCGGGTCGAACATGTACACCCACAGCAATCCGATGGCAACCGTCGACATTAAAAAAGGTAAAAAATAAACGCTACTAAACAACCGAATACCACGTATCGGGGCAAACAACATTAAAGCCATAATCATCCCAAGCGGAATTTGTACAAAAACAGACGTGATTACCACCCACGCATTATTCGTAAGTGAAGTCCAAAAAATCGCATCATGAAATAATTGAACATAATTATCGAGACCAATGAATGTTTTATCACTTGTTCCATCCCAACTGTAGAAGCTATAGCTCAAGGTGGATAGAATAGGATAAACGACATAGACCAAATAAACGATTAGAGCTGGTGCGGTGAACAGACTTATCGTGACTGCTTTCCTCATGTTCCTCTTTTTTGCCTGACGGACAACCTTCGTCGTCTCGCTTCTTCTTGTCACCTCAGCTGTTTCCATCTACAATGCTCTCCCTTCTGTTGATAAGAAAGAGGGGGGATATGCCCCTCTTTCACTTATTCAAGCAGCTCTTCTGCCTTTGCTTCCATTTTGTTCGCAGCTTCTTCCGGAGTCATCGATAAGCCGAATAGTGCCTGCGTCGTATCTTTATGAAGTTCTGCAAGCTCTGGAGGAAGCGTTTGATCATAAGGCATTTGAATATGGGAGGCATTTTGCGCTACTTCATAGAATTGTTTAACAAATTCATCCTCTGGCACAACATCTTTCACGGCAGCCAATGTTCCTGTACGATCCGTGAATTTCTGTGCTGCTTCTTTACTTGTTAGCGCCTGGATAAATTCAGCAGCTAAATCAGGATTTTTAGATTCTTTTGCAACTGACCAAACCGGCCCTGTAGCTCCACCGACCTGTGTATCATTTCCTTCCCCACCAGCAATCGTCGGGAATACAAAGAAACCAAGCTTATCTTCGAACTGCGGTGCTTCTTCTCTAACGTTATTTAAAAAGGAAATCGTCATATCCATCATGGCAGCCTGACCAGAATACATGAGCTGACGACCGCGGCCTTCATCGTAAGGAATACCATTAAAGCCCTCATTAAAAGCATCCATTTTTACGAGTTCCTGAATGTATTCGCCCGCTTCCACATAAGCTGGATCATCAAACCCGCGTCCCTCTCGATTAAATGCGCTTTCAAATAAGTCTGGACCGCCAATTCGACTGGCAAAGTTCATTAAATAATAAGCTCCTGGCCACTTCGTTTTATTTGTTAAAGCAAGCGGTGTGACATCATTCTCTTTTAATGTCTTAATGATTTGAGTGAATTCCTCGTAAGTCTTTGGTTCTTCAAGATTATATTTATCAAAGATTTCTTTGTTATAAAAAATGACATCGAGCGATAAACCTAACGGAACACCATACACTTTGTCATCGAAAGTGCCGTTATTTAACGCCATTTCTAAGTAATGATCTTGATCAACATTATCTGTAATATCTTGTACATTTCCCTGATCCACGAAATGCTTCAACCAACCGCCACCCCAACTTTGAAATACATCCGGTGGATTACCTCCTGACATTGAAACAGCTAGCTTTTGCTTATACGCATCATTAGGCGTTTGAAGTAACTTCACCTTTACGCCATCATGGTCTTCTTCAAACTGTTTCGCGACTTCCTGGAAAAGCTTTTCTCGTTCACCTGTTTCAATGTGCCAAACCTCGATCACTTTCTCGTCTCCATTATCCGAACTCCCGGAAGCACCTTGATTTCCCCCACATGCCGCTAACAGCAACAACACCATAACCGATAATAAAGCCGTGACTTTCTTCATGCTTTACCCCCTAATTTTGTAGTCATGATTATAAAGAAACGAATTAAGAATGCTTGCTAAGAAAATAGTTCATACTCATTTCAATGCTCTCAAAAGGAGAACGCTTACATTTGTCCTGTTCAACAACCCACCAGTCAACATTCGACTGATCTCCTTGCTGAAGAACAGCGTTAAGATCAACCCCACCTGTTCCAAGTTCAGCGAAGAATTGCTCACCATCCGTCGTCATATCTTTTAAATGAACCAGAGGTGTTCGATCGTGATATCGCTTCATCCAATCGACCGGATTTTCGCCAGCACGTGTTAGCCAATAAATATCAAACTCCGCTTTTACCCACTCCGGATTCGTTTCATCGAAAATCGTTTCAAGTGCTGTTTTACCGCTAGAAAGACGCTCTAATTCAAAATCATGATTGTGGTAGCATAACGTGAGTCCTTCCTTGGAGCATTCTTTTCCAATGTCATTCAAGGTTCGGATGAGTTCTGAATATCCTTCCTCCGTTCGCAGTTCAGGTGCAAGAAACGGACAAACGATTTTGCTGCTTCCGATTTCTTTTTGATAAGTTATAACCTTACTCAAATCGTTTTTCAGCACTTCAAGAGGAATATGACTAGAAGCCGCAGTGAGTCCAAGACCATCAATAACCTTCTTCAACTCTTTCGCAGACATGTCATAATATCCAGCAAACTCTACGCCTTGATAACCGATTTCCGCAACCTTTTTCAAAGTACCTACAAAATCTTTCTCACTTTCCTCTCGTAACGTGTACATTTGTACTGCAACAGGTATATTCGCCATACTATTCTCTCCTTTTCAAAATTGAATGAGCTTCCTAAACGGATGACCAGTTCTTCACCTCCTGGAAACAGTAAAATGTAATGGATTACATTTTACTGCAAATATTTTTGTGAGACCCTTATTTATAAAAGAAAGGACCCTCACAAAAAAGTAAGCGATTACATTTATACAAATCAGAAAAGCCAATGAGACTAAGCCTGTTTGTTATACCCACAAGAATCTCGAATAATAAGTTTCGTATCGAGGACATGCTGCTTCTTCGTTAAAGGTTCACCTTTAATCTGCTTCAATAAAAGCTCCATTGATCGTTTCCCCATTTCAATTAAAGGCTGCGCAATCGTCGTAAGAGCTGGTTCAAAGATTTCAGAGAACTGAATGTTATCAAAACCGACAACCGCAACGTCTTCAGGGACGCGAAGCCCCTGGGCTTTGACGGCCTTAACGGCACCCATCGCCATGCTATCATTCGCAGCAAAAATAGCTGTAGGCTGGTCATCCAATGCCAAAAACTTATTCATCTGGTTATATCCTGAATCATAAGAGTGATCCCCTTCCTGAATGAGCACGCTTTCTATCGCTATTTCATTCGCAAGAAGAGCTTGCCTATAACCTTTTAACCGATCTCTACTAAGCAAACTGTTTAACGGGCCAGTAATCATTCCAACTCTGCGATGCCCAAGCTGAAGCAAATGTTCCACTCCTTCACGAGAACTACTAATATTATCGATCGCTACTGTCGGAACATTGAGTCCTTCAATAAAATCTGATGTTAGTACAACTGGATAGCGATCAGCAATATCATTAATGACATCGTTATCGAGCTTTGTTGTTAATAAAATCATGCCGTCCACTTGTTTCTGCTTTAGCTCTTCAATATAATTGTATGCTTTTTCGGGATCTTGATAAGTATTGCCAAGAAGAACCTTGTATCCATATTGATTTGCGATAAGATCGATACCTGCAATCATTTGTGGAAAGACATTATTCATAATCGAGGGCACCACTACAAGAATTGTCTTCGTTTCAGTCCTTCTAAAATAACGCGCTAAAATATTCGGCTGATAATTAAGTTCTTCAATTGCCTGGAGCACTTTTACCCGCGTCTTCTCTTTCACAGCTTCCGGGTTCTGAATCACCCTGGACACGGTAGCCGTTGATACATTCGCAAGCTTTGCCACGTCTGTCATATTCGCCATTTTAATTGTCTCCTAGTGTTAAAATACTTAACCTATTTTAAACTATAAATGGCCGGTAATAATAATTCAACCTAAAATGTAATGGATTACATTTTGAATCGTTTTGATAATACACATGTTGTCGTTGATGCTCATTATAGAGAAGATTTTGTTTAATTTCAATGTTTTTTGAAAATTATTTATTTTCATACATCAACTAACTCTTAGGAAGTCCTTTTACTAACAGTGATTATGACATAGAAAAGAGCCCATCAAACTTAAATGGGCTCTTTTGTTCATTCTATTTCATTAATTAATCGTTTAATTCATTCTAAGTTCCTGCCGATTCATCATTTTCGTTTTAACAACGGGATTTTTTATCCCTTCGACTTTGATTAACAATAACCTTGTTGCCTTACTAACGAAAACTGAGGATCCGAGTACTAGCGAAAAGACAAGCACAATATATTCTTTTTGCCATACCGCATCTGGTAAAATGCTCGAATAGATGAAGAT contains:
- a CDS encoding sugar ABC transporter permease, encoding METAEVTRRSETTKVVRQAKKRNMRKAVTISLFTAPALIVYLVYVVYPILSTLSYSFYSWDGTSDKTFIGLDNYVQLFHDAIFWTSLTNNAWVVITSVFVQIPLGMIMALMLFAPIRGIRLFSSVYFLPFLMSTVAIGLLWVYMFDPINGIINQLINFLGFENVAWLSDENTALIAILLVVVWQFSPFYMILFKAAMVGIGEELYESAEIDGANSWQKFFHITLPLLMPTIVSSSILAIVGSLKAFDIFYIMTGGGPNHATELMGTYMFKQAFINFNMGYASAIAFIMFLIALVVTILIQVVDYNRKKKGAF
- a CDS encoding LacI family DNA-binding transcriptional regulator: MANMTDVAKLANVSTATVSRVIQNPEAVKEKTRVKVLQAIEELNYQPNILARYFRRTETKTILVVVPSIMNNVFPQMIAGIDLIANQYGYKVLLGNTYQDPEKAYNYIEELKQKQVDGMILLTTKLDNDVINDIADRYPVVLTSDFIEGLNVPTVAIDNISSSREGVEHLLQLGHRRVGMITGPLNSLLSRDRLKGYRQALLANEIAIESVLIQEGDHSYDSGYNQMNKFLALDDQPTAIFAANDSMAMGAVKAVKAQGLRVPEDVAVVGFDNIQFSEIFEPALTTIAQPLIEMGKRSMELLLKQIKGEPLTKKQHVLDTKLIIRDSCGYNKQA
- a CDS encoding sugar phosphate isomerase/epimerase, yielding MANIPVAVQMYTLREESEKDFVGTLKKVAEIGYQGVEFAGYYDMSAKELKKVIDGLGLTAASSHIPLEVLKNDLSKVITYQKEIGSSKIVCPFLAPELRTEEGYSELIRTLNDIGKECSKEGLTLCYHNHDFELERLSSGKTALETIFDETNPEWVKAEFDIYWLTRAGENPVDWMKRYHDRTPLVHLKDMTTDGEQFFAELGTGGVDLNAVLQQGDQSNVDWWVVEQDKCKRSPFESIEMSMNYFLSKHS
- a CDS encoding extracellular solute-binding protein encodes the protein MKKVTALLSVMVLLLLAACGGNQGASGSSDNGDEKVIEVWHIETGEREKLFQEVAKQFEEDHDGVKVKLLQTPNDAYKQKLAVSMSGGNPPDVFQSWGGGWLKHFVDQGNVQDITDNVDQDHYLEMALNNGTFDDKVYGVPLGLSLDVIFYNKEIFDKYNLEEPKTYEEFTQIIKTLKENDVTPLALTNKTKWPGAYYLMNFASRIGGPDLFESAFNREGRGFDDPAYVEAGEYIQELVKMDAFNEGFNGIPYDEGRGRQLMYSGQAAMMDMTISFLNNVREEAPQFEDKLGFFVFPTIAGGEGNDTQVGGATGPVWSVAKESKNPDLAAEFIQALTSKEAAQKFTDRTGTLAAVKDVVPEDEFVKQFYEVAQNASHIQMPYDQTLPPELAELHKDTTQALFGLSMTPEEAANKMEAKAEELLE
- a CDS encoding carbohydrate ABC transporter permease; amino-acid sequence: MVQSLRKMPLYLIGLLLLVFTGYPFVYMISTSFKDQSTFFERPFAIFTSIEWGNYADVFQMGLTRYFLNSILVSVAAVVAVMLIAALASYPLSRMNFRFNRGLFLLFISGMMLPIHATLIPIFKLSQNMGLYDSLLALLGPYIAFSLPISIFILTQFMQEIPKSLEEAAKIDGCSHFGIFWRIILPMLTPALMTVFIYNFIHLWNEFIFALVLVSSPENMTLPLGLQDFYGEFSVNVPGLMAALTLASLPMLVVYLFSQEKVVKGLTGGAVKG